The genomic DNA CCAAATAACCTGGTCAGTTTGAACAGTAACGAGACCGTCACAATTTTGTGGTCTCTGAAGTTTCTCATCTTTCATGAGATCTGAAAATCTCTCAGAAGAAATCCCATTTCTAAAAATATCAGTTATATTATTAGCCAACTGTTCATTAATAGATGGTGCATACTTTTCACCAGACCTAAATTTTTTGCTCATGCTAGCAAATCTTGTCTCTTCACAAGAGTCAGATTTTTGTTTCTTACTAGGGGGTTCATCCCTTTTTTCATTATCTGCTTGGACCTCGTCAGAAGCGTCATCATAACAATCAGACTCGTTTTGATTTTCATCATCATATTGATATTCATCATCATAAAGAGCGTCTATTCTCTTGTGCATGTTATCAACCCTACTGTTGGTTTTCACTTGTTCAGATCTTATCTGCTTCAATATATCTAGcatttcattgttattattaGCGTCACCACTGACACTACTAGTACTAGACTTTGCTTTAGAAGTGGACGGCGTACTCGAGGAAGGGGGCTTCCCCTGAGAAGCAGACTTGGACGAAGCCTTAGAAGTTTTCGACCTTGTTTTAGCCTCCTTTGGTTTATCAAAGAGTAAAGCATCTTCATCCTCTAATCTTAAATAGTCATCGT from Mytilus trossulus isolate FHL-02 chromosome 8, PNRI_Mtr1.1.1.hap1, whole genome shotgun sequence includes the following:
- the LOC134727812 gene encoding uncharacterized protein LOC134727812 is translated as MADAMIQSRDKKSEKTPDKTASSVDDDYLRLEDEDALLFDKPKEAKTRSKTSKASSKSASQGKPPSSSTPSTSKAKSSTSSVSGDANNNNEMLDILKQIRSEQVKTNSRVDNMHKRIDALYDDEYQYDDENQNESDCYDDASDEVQADNEKRDEPPSKKQKSDSCEETRFASMSKKFRSGEKYAPSINEQLANNITDIFRNGISSERFSDLMKDEKLQRPQNCDGLVTVQTDQVIWDILSPETKTVDNKMKTIQSVVVKTATVMAKVINKLDLMLEKEECTEHSNMLDDCMDSLALMGHANRLVCLMRRTLMKYDIIGEYGHLLNATVPYDKNIFGDDVVKTVDDIGKCSRISNKIRGRGGFNSGFNRGGRRPWYFRISGRGTGRGRGIGRDRASRAGSDKTGE